The sequence below is a genomic window from Coregonus clupeaformis isolate EN_2021a unplaced genomic scaffold, ASM2061545v1 scaf2998, whole genome shotgun sequence.
aaaatgtaggctactgtatatcGCAGCTTCAATTTAGGAAAATGTATAACATTATCAGGtacaaaatataaaaaacaatGTACTTACGCCTGTGCTAACTCCTTTGATTTGAGAGTCCATGAAGTGTCTTTCCATTATTAACACCGATGAAAAAGAGGGATAAAACTGCGTTCCTTAGTCACATAGGGTCACATCAGATCGATAAAATTGCGACCACGTGCGACGTGAAATAAAGGGTTGTAGGGAAGTCCAAATCTTACAAGTGAGTGCAAAATAACCCCCTTCAGGTATGGCGCTATCAAATGTTCTCGAAATACCTGAATCTGGATTTAATTTCGAGAACGTCGCCAGGTATGATTTGCCTTTTATTTTTAAGGAATAATATTGAGTTTGTTTTGTAAATCGTAATTCTTTATCTCGTCTTATACCAAGCCTATATCAAAAGTGAAAGTAATGACTCTCGTAtaatctatgaaaatatgttttataaaaAGACCCGCAAGACTAATCATTTTAAAGGCTGCATTTGATTCTTTCTGCATTTTCTTTTAATGAAAGTCATACTTCTATGTGTTAATTAGCTGACTGCAATTTTATTGCGCTGGTCATCATTAGATAGGGCTTTTCTTTGTATGATTTTGTGGCACACTGTATTGGTATTGTGTTACAGTATGTTTGATTAGTCTATAACTTTATCAAACAGAAATGTTGCTCTAGAGGGCCTGCTTGAGGGAGGACATACCAAGGCACTTAAGCCCATGAAGACTGGGACCACCATAGCTGGAGTAGTGTGCAAGGTGAGAGTGATGTCCACTGAAATGGGAAGGCATCTCTAATAAGTGGAAGATCCATACAGTAGGACAATTTTCATTTTGGTCCCATTTAATATATTTTAAGTTAATTTAACATAATATACTGAACCAGTGCTTGATTTGGACTGACATACTGTAGGTGCCAGTACttattttgggtgccggtactctttatatttaggtgcaggagctccacaatacttttgagctaatattctgtaAGAGGTACAGGAGCTCAAACAGTAGAGCATTTGAGGTgctggtactcagctccggtgagctcctgcccaagaaGTCAAGcactgtactgaacaaaaatttaacatgtaaagtgttggtcccatgtttcatgagctgaaatatctcccagaaatgttccatacgcacaaaaaaactATTTATCTAAAATGTTCTGCACAAATGTTTTACatcccagttagtgagcatttctgtttgtcaaaataatccatccacctgacagatgtggcatatcaagaagctgattaaacagcatgatcattacacatgtgcaccttgtgctggggacaagaaaaggccaaaatgtgcagttttgtcacacaacacaatgccacataggTCTtacgttttgagggagtgtgcaattgccatgctgaccgcaggaatgtccaccagagttgttgccagataattgaatattaatttctctaccataagccaacgtcgttttagaggatttgtcagtacgtccaaccggccttacaaccgcagaccacttgtaaccacgccagcccaggacttccacatccggcttcttcccctgtgggatcgtctgagaccagccacccggacagctgatgaaactgacttcagtgggtaaatgctcatctttgatggccactggcacgctggaggaGTGAGcttttcacagatgaatcccggtttcaactgtaccgggcagatggcagacgtatggcgttgtgtgagcgagtgatttgctgatgtcaacgttgtgaacagagtgccccagggtggcggtggggttatggtatgggcaggcataagctacagaaaacgaacacaattgcattttatcgatggcaatttgaatgcacagaaataccgtgacgagatcctgaggcccattgtcatgccattcatccaccgccatcatctcatgtttcagcatgataatgcagggccccatgtcgcaaggatctgtatataattcctggaagctgaaaatgtcctaattcttcaatggcctgcatactcaccagacatgtcacccgtttgagcatgtttgggatgctctggaccgacgtgtacgacagcgtgttccaattcccgccaatatccagcaacttcgcacagccattgaagaggagtgggacaacattccacaggcctgatcaactctatgtgaaggagatgtgtcgcgctgcatgaggcaaatgatggtcacaccagatactgactagttttctgatccacgcccctactttttctttaaggtatctgtgaccaacagatgcatatctgtattcccagtcatgtgaaatccatagatcagggcctaatgaatttatttcaattgactaatttccttatatgaactgtaatcagtaaaatctttgaaattgttgaatgttgcgttcatatttttgttctgtgtacaTCATCATGATCCTTGCCTGTCTTTATGTGACTTTAAAAAAGACAGAAATGATGGACAAAGTGTATTGAAATTAATTGTGTATAAAATGGAGTGTTCTTTGGGGCCTTGTTTGTGCAGGATGGAGTGGTTCTGGGAGCAGACACGCGGGCCACCTCCGGTGAAGTGGTGGCTGATAAGATGTGTGCCAAGATACACTACATCTCCCCCAATATATAGTGAGTAGGCCTACACCTGTTTAAGGGATAGACAATGTGTGACTTATGTTTAGAATGGAATTGATTGTCGTGTGTAAGAGAGAAGTGTAAGAGTAGTGAAAAAATTGAGGCTTGTCACTTTTATTTGAGATATCCATGCCCACACATCCATTGTTCTCCTGCCTACTCCCTCTCTCAGCTGCTGTGGTGCAGGAACTGCAGCGGATACAGAGAAGACTACCGACCTACTCTCATCCAACCTCACCATCTTTTCTATGAACAGCGGCAGGAACCCACGTGTCGTGATGGCAGTAAACATACTACAGGACATGCTAttcaggtgtgtttgtgtgtgtgtgtatgtgtgtgtgtgtgtatgtgtgtgtgtttgtatgtgtgtatctTTACCACTCCATTACAGCAATGTTTCCCAACTCTGGTCCTCGAGTTACcctaacagtacacatttttgttgaAGCCccagacaaacacacctcattcaacttgtcaaggggttgatgattagttgacaagtagaatcaggtgtgcttgtcccgGGCCACAAcagaaatgtgtactgttgggggtactcggggaacggagttgggaaccactgcattAGAGTATTAAACATTACACTTCGTTAGAGCCtttaaggggcaatctgcagttaaaAAAACAACAATGAATCACCCAGCCACtgatttggtaaacagctgagggatggggctggagaaatgtaaccactttcaaattaatcgacaaagctatggatgcaaggactgaccatctgtGAGGTCAattattgtaatttttttttaccatggcctagattcaatcagttcAGTATTTACCTGCGATAACCAACAATCGCATTTCATTGTTTTTATTCAGGTCGATGTCAGAGGTTTAACTGCGTTGGAGCTGACGATTCGGTGAGCGGCTGCTCCTGTGGTCATTGGCACAAAGCCACACCATTTGCGTTACAAGTTCAGAAGGAGAAAGTGTAGGCTCTATAGAAATTatgacgctcaaattgaaaatgattaaacaaaataatgatttctttcagcctaatcgaggtgtgGTTTACAtcacacattccagtgttcgaacttgtaacacggctgcatgggatttctactAATGCGAACCTGTGCATCCTATGGCAATGTCCACTTctggatttgacagctccaacgcagttacacctccgacaTCACCTAAACAAAACAATGATATGATATGCAGTTGTCGGTTATCGCTGGTTAAAGCTgaactgattgaatctaggcccatgttttgaggctatacagtgtttatttacaattacattgtttataaACATTGGAGTACAAAATTCTTACATTCTGTGTTTTGATACCGGTACGACAgtggaactaagctcatgaggcaattataagttacattcttcaagaatcaatgggtatatatcattaatttcaAAGTCAAAAAATTGATGTAGAAATCGCAGATTGCCCATTTAAACAATACATTCTGTTGAAataactcacctcatccaccactaTAGCCGCTCCAATGTAACCACCTTTCATGCCAGATAAGTTTGACTCAAAATAGTCATTCTTGTTTGTTCATAATGTATCTCATATGTGTATCTTTAGGTACCGGGGCCAGATAGGGGCCAGTCTAATCCTAGGAGGGGTGGACTGCACCGGCAATCACCTCTACACAGTGGGGCCCTATGGGAGCATAGACAATGTGCCATACCTTGCAATGGGTGAGGGACTGCTACTGTGTCAAGCAAACATAAGCATACACCCATATACTGTTATAGTTTGGGACATTATTAGTTGATTAATCGACTAGTCATGAATAATCTATAAATAATTACATATAGTTGATTCCTATTTGTGTTTTACTTTGAATCATGTTTTGTGTAGGGTCTGGTGACTTGGCTGCTTTGGGGATTCTGGAGGACAGGTTCAAACCTAATATGGAGGTGAGTGAAttttctttaggcaggctaggaGTTGTCATACATTTAGTTCATATGCTATCGCATCGATAGAGTTCAAGTCTCAAGAGTTAAGTCATTGGACTCCCCATAAAGAAGGCATTCGTTTTGTTTACATTAAGCTGGATGTATTGTAGTCCTACCTCCCCATCCCAGTCCCTTCACTCACCCCCCATCTCTGTGTCCTACTAGATGGAGGAGGCTAAGGAGTTGGTCCGGGATGCCATCCACTCTGGCATAATGAGTGACCTGGGCTCAGGCAACAACATAGATATCTGTGTCATAACTAAACAGGGGGTGGACTACATCAGGCCGTACCAGGAGTCAGAGTACAAAGACAAGAGGTAAATGATGTCACCATCCTCAGCTTCTGCTTCAAGTATTAGTCTAGACAGCATATTTGCAAAAAACTCTTGTTGTTTGACAGAACAGTGGTtaatttctctctcttctctctcattcccactctctctctcactctctctcattcaGGCAGAAGAGATACAAGTATGGCCCAGGTACAACGTCTATTTTGACAGAGAAAATAGTCCCTCTGGACCTGGAGGTAGTGCAGGAGACAGTCCAGCGGATGGATACCACCTGAACCTGACCACGCAGAAAGGACAAAGATACAGTCACACAGAAGCTTATCACAATATTCAGACATAAAAGCAATGAATACGATACACCTAATAATGAAAAGACTTGACTACTAGGTGACACTACAATGCAAAGCCATAAAAACCTTGTGACATAAAGATCTTAGTTGAATGAGTGATACATTTTGAACAGGTATAGCTGTGTCTATATGCAGTGGGTGAAATATTGGAAAGTGATTGAATGAATAAAAAGTCTACATTATTTTTCATGAACAGGTGTTTGAGTTTTCCCTCCTCACTTTTAGTTTTCCCTTTTCCTTTTAGCACATTTTCAGCTCACAGCATCTTCATTTTGATGTGTTTTTAATATTCTTGCCATGGTTCACCAATGAAGAATACGCCTGCTATTGCTTTCCAGGGGATTTAGATATTTAAAATGTTTCAAATTGTGAAACAATAGTTCTCCCACAGGTAATTCTCCATATTTACTAATGATGACACCACAAATAATGCTCTGTGATTGGCTTAATGTGTGATACATTTACACTCAATTTACTGTATATTGTTGTCATATATTATGGCAAAACTTCAAGACTGTTAACAATTGTTTATCCGTATGACTATATGCTTGGCTAGGCTATTGTCAAATACTACTTCGGATGCGCAATTACGAACATTAGCCTATAGATACTGTGTTGGTAACTTTTTCGATCACGAATGAGAAGTTACCTTAAAAACCCTTTCGGTTTCGTATGCATTGTAAGGAAAGACATTTCCTTGATGCAACCGAGTGAAGTAAGACTGCATTTTTAGTGAAGAGCTAGTTTACATTCTTATATTTTAGCCTACATTCGTATATTTGATTGAATCATTATGGCCCTTTTCGATGTAAGTGGTTATAAGTCCCACTCGGAACTTCGTGGGCAGATTCTTGGAACAGGAGTAGGGCATCTTATCGACCGACCGAATCAGCAATTTGCTGTTCCCGTTGGAGTGGATGTGAGTATCCTATTCTTTTATTATAAGACATATTGGAAAATGAATTAATGATATTATATTTTAAAAATTCAACGCATCCATTAGTCTTCATATTAGATTGTTAAAGGAGACCGTGATCTTGGGTATGTGCCAAAATCCATTTTACGCGTCTATCTGCGTGTAGTTTCTGTTTCTTCTGTGACAATGATATGATTGACTACATTAGACTACATACATTAGTGAACTAGAGCATTACGCATGGTTCAATGGACAAGCACAACTCACCTCAAGCACGTTtttacgcacgcacgcacaagcatacacgcgcgcacacactcGTGAAAATATGATAACAAGAGCTGCTGTCTCACTCATTTTTAAACGATTGGATTAATCCATTTCTCAGTTCCCCTCTatattgctctctttctctctagcccTCAGGGTTCCTCAAGTCATGCAGCCGTGAAGGTGGTGTGTCCATAGATCTGAACCATGGTACTACTACACTGGCTTTCAAATTTCGCCATGGTGTCATTGTGGCTGTGGACTCCAGGGCCTCAGCTGGCAGCTACATTGGTAAACATCACATTCTATAGGGATTAGCTTTCCTTGATAACCAAAACCACTTCACCCCATCAGCCTTACAGAGTCTTGGTTGCATGTGGTTCAGATTTATAATTTAAGAAAATGTGCTATTAATCTCTCATTTCTGTCATATGCTTGTGTTCATCCAACAACACCTatacacagtaataacatatacagtgagggaaaaaagtatttgatcccctgctgatattgtatgtttgcccactgacaaagaaatgatcagtctataattttaatggtaggtttatttgaacagtgagagacagaataacaacaaaaacatccagaaaaacgcatgtcaaaaatgttataaattgatttgcattttaatgagggaaataagtatttgaccccctctcaatcagaaagatttctggctcccaggtgtcttttatacaggtaatgagctgagattaggagcacactcttaaagggagtgctcctaatcccagttcgtaacctgtataaaagacacctgtccacagaagcaatcaatcaattagattccatactctccaccatggccaagaccaaagagctctccaaggatgtcagggacaagattgtagacctacacaaggctggaatgggctacaagaccatcgccaagcagcttggtgagaaggtgacaacagttggtgcaattattcgcaaatggaagaaacacaaaataactgtcaatctccctcggcctggggctccatgcaagatctcacctcgtggagttgcaatgatcatgagaacggtgaggaatcagcccagaactacatgggaggatcttgtcaatgatctcaaggcagctgggaccatagtcaccaagaaaacaattggtaacacactacgccgtgaaggactgaaatcctgcagtgcccgcaag
It includes:
- the LOC121586460 gene encoding proteasome subunit beta type-7-like, yielding MALSNVLEIPESGFNFENVARNVALEGLLEGGHTKALKPMKTGTTIAGVVCKDGVVLGADTRATSGEVVADKMCAKIHYISPNIYCCGAGTAADTEKTTDLLSSNLTIFSMNSGRNPRVVMAVNILQDMLFRYRGQIGASLILGGVDCTGNHLYTVGPYGSIDNVPYLAMGSGDLAALGILEDRFKPNMEMEEAKELVRDAIHSGIMSDLGSGNNIDICVITKQGVDYIRPYQESEYKDKRQKRYKYGPGTTSILTEKIVPLDLEVVQETVQRMDTT